CCCCCTCTAGCCCCTAACCAGTGATGGAGCCCCTAGGCTGCCCAGGCATTGAAGGCCCTACCACATTATGTCCATGACAAAATAGTTTTTTTACTGCAATTAGCTCCTGTTTGTCCTGCGGAGCCAACCCAGCTGAAAGTGTGAACTGGACACTAAGCTCTTTAGCGCAGagattgtttcatttactatgtTTGTGGAGCACCTAGTAAAATGGGTCCATGATCTAGCTGACCTCTAGGGACGAATGCAATGTTTGTATTAAATAATACAATCTTGTGTACAAAGTTGTTGACTAAATTCCCGTTACAAGACTAATTAACTGCACTTTTGTGAAATCTCATTGAATGCCATGGGAGTCCATGTTTATTGTCTGTTTCCATGTCAAATGAGGCATTTACAAgcaaaaagattatttttctttcaactgccagccctgcaaactctgACTGGATTCTTTCATTTTCCTACATCAACAGCAGTAATAGACTGCAGGCCAAACTCTGCCCTCATTTTGCCATGCAGGCTGTAAAAGTTGTACAGTTACAGTAGCCAGTAGAGAGAGCTCTCATACAGCCAGATAAATTGAACACGAATGTTGAAAGCGTCAAAGAAAAGAATATAAAAGTTATGTAAGTCCCAAAGAATTCACTGTCAGCTTAAATTCAGTGCAAGATGTTAATGCACATGAAGCGTAAAGCAAAATTCTGCtaaatttattatatatattgctTCAACAATAGAATTAGAGCAAAAACCTTTTTCTCTCATTGGGACTCATCCTGCAACCCATGCTCACCTGAGTAATCCTTTCTCAAACAGTACTGTTCCTGTAAAGATTACTCAGGTGAGCAAgggttgcagaatctggccctgtataaCAAGTAAAGCGATGGTATTGGCCCACAAAACTGattacacacacacttcccccgcCACTCTTATTTCTCAGCAATGGGGAGACTTGGTCATGTTGGATAAATCTCTCTATTCTGTTTCAAGAACTGCATATCATGCATGCTAATGCACGCTCATTGGTTTCAGAAAACAGCAGATACATAATTAAGAATGTATAATCCCATATCACTTTGTATGTTAGTCATCACATACTGTACAAATGATGTATGCAagaccttaaaaactaacatCCTGAATGTTTTATATAgatcagagattctcaaactgagGTCCGCAAGCTTCATTCAGGTGGTCTCCGGATAGTTctctctaaggtgcacacctggGCGGCTACACACAAGAGACTGAAGGGCCGCCCATCTAATTAGTGGCTCCAATCagatgcctggaccctggagaagatggacatgtaaggtgaggtgacTGGGGGGGCGCAGTGGGTGAgaagacggggtgggggggaatttaGAATGTGCAGGACTATGgcgccagagaaagaggcaactttccccagctctaggGCTGTGGCTGCCGGGCAGAGACccgccccctgcttcccagcttgggggctgccgcaATGGGGGAGAGAGCCCCATCATCGCATtcgaaaggtaagactactggtattaaaatatgagttgtgtgcttttatttatagaacaaaaaaagttaattattacttttttttaatacatggTGCTTTTATCAAAAACAGTCCAGGGGTGGGATGGGCGAGTTTGAGAACAACTGATATAGATGTTAAAGATTCCATGATACTTTTTGCAAGCATAGGGGTTTTGCTGGAGTCCTTGATGAAATTTTTAACTTCCCCTAATGCTGTGCCGCATAGTGACTACTGACTGGCTCGTGCCTTTCACCCCTCAGattgtagtagtaggattttatgtttgtattttgtctAATTTAGAATGAAGTCTTCTGCATTGtaatttgatgttcctgttcaaaatgttctgtgtaaattaattctgttttgtgtgtgaatgaggaatgggTGTTAAGAGAAGTGTGAAGGCCATCACTGAACCAGATGTTCTAGGGAGCACTGGAGACAGACGCAAGGGCACCAGGAGGCTGCAACGCACCCCTATAGAAATGTCTGAGGAAGGCAGATTGATgactctaaagatgagacaggcacctatcaatggggacaagatagctgtgatcaaaaccagccTGGGATAACTCCCTGAGAGACttgatgaaagaacaagataaacgatgagaaggacaatttaagaaaacaagcacttctcaaacaacaattgattacagcataATGGTGCAAAACTCATCAgtcccaatgaaggaaaatcactatataaacaaaaagaaaacgagtacttgtggcaccttagagactaaccaatttatttgaacataagctttcgtgagctacagctcacttcattggatgcatactgtggaaaatacagaagatgtttgtttttatatacacacaaatcatgaaaaaatgggtgtttatcactacaaaaggttttctctccccccaccccactctcctgctggtaatagcttatgtaaagtgatcgctctccttacaatgtgtatgataatcaaggtgggccatttccagcacaaatccaggttttctcctccccctccacacacccactctcctgttggtaatagcttaactaaagtgatcactctccttacaatgtgtatgataatcaaggtgggccatttccagcacaaatccaggttttctccccccccccccaaacaaacccactctcctgtgggtaatagcttatctaaagtgatcactctccttacaatgtgtatggtgttctgttattttctttgttaggcctgtcctgtagtaggtgacttctgggaacacttctggctctatcaatctgtttcttcacttccgcaggcgggtattgtagttgtaagaatgcttgatagagatcttgtaggtgtttgtctctgtctgaggggttggagcaaatgcggttgtatcgcagagcttggctgtagacaatggatcgtgtggtgtggtcagggtgaaaggtggaggcatgtaggtaggaatagcggtcagtaggtttccggtatagggtggtgtttatgtggccatcatttattagcactgtagtgtccaggaagtggatctcttgtgtggactggaccaggctgaggttgatggtgggatggaaattgttgaaatcatggtggaattcctcaagagcttcttttccatgggtccagatgatgaagatgtcatcaatatagcgcaagtcacctactacaggacaggcctaacaaagaaaataacagaacgccactagccgtcaccttcagcccccaactaaaacccctccaatgcattatcaaggatctacaacctatcctgaaggacgacccaacactctcacaaatcttgggagacaggccagtccttgtctacagacagccccccagcctgaagcaaatactcaccagcaaccacacagcatacaacagaaccactaacccaggaacctatccttgcaacaaagcccattgccaactgtgcccacatatctattcaggggacaccatcacagggcctaataacatcagccacgctatcagaggcttgttcacctgcacatctaccaatgtgatatatgccatcatgtgccagcaatgcccctctgccatgtacattggtcaaactggacagtctccacgtaaaagaataaatggacacaaatcagatggcaagaattataacattcataaaccagttggagaacacttcaatctctctggtcacgcgattacagacataaaagttgcgatattacaacagaaaaacttcaaatccagactccagcgagagactgctgaattggaattaatttgcaaattggatacaattaacttaggcttgaataaagactgggagtggctaagtcattatgcaaggtaagatgaagtgagctgtagctcacaaaagcttatgctcaaataaatttgttagtctctaaggtgccacaaggcctccttttctttttctcacagTAAACTAAGTGATGCACAGCATTATTTACATATACAATACCCTGAACAATGAATATGTAAAGATAGAACAGAGTGAATTTATAAACAAGTAACCACttgacattgttttctttttgctctaTATATTTGTGTCTGTAACAAATGTATATTGCTCTTCTTTACCCAGAACTTTGTGATGAGAGTTTCCTGAACCATTGTAAAAAGAATCTGACATGTATATGAGAAATCAGAAAAGcagttttaaattttaaaggTACCTCAAAACCAAGTTTGTATCATTATAATTGTGTACATGTCTAAAAATGTTTgacactaagggccaaattcatgcATGAAGTAATCCACTGAAAACAGGGGAGTTATACCAGATATTAATCTGTAcccaaatatttaaattaaatttatttaatGCAACAGAGGAAAAATATCAGACTACAAGTTTGAATTTTTGAACATTTCACAAGCAAGCATTCGtgttcaaaaatgtcaaaacatctaTAATATGAGTTTCAATTCAagagacaaagtgagtgaggtaatatcttttattggaccaatttctgttggtggaagagacaagctttcagatttaataattttattaagataatgttgaaataagaaatggtacagagttcaagcatagaagtttctggttgtcaggggataaggtacagattatcaaggggtacGAAATTCGATTTAGAAGCTGCTGGAGTAAGGATTAcataataatctgcaatctccccgactgggggtaaaagttttaccggtcagagtacagacattgagatatgggggtaagTTATCCACATAACGGCTATGTTCAGGTGCGGAGTATAGTGAGTGGATATGAtggtggggatgggtctaccctcatttggtgggatttaatgttcagtgggtttatggttccagttcatacggtccaaTGGGGaaagcctctcagtccctttcccacagTGGGTACacaatgtcgtaccggctcactcctcctggtactgtcgatGGCTGGTGATGTgctcgatgtagatgtccctggaccatcggatggtgtccaagaccatgaggcgccacatgagccgtgcgtagcgtctaccgatcccgcaggtccacagcacacgctcgttgcaggggtcccaagtgcccagggctccgacgatcatgGCGTCCAGCttcacctcgtagcccttcgctctcagggtgtcggccagaggggcgtatttttccagtttccaaGCTTGGGCTtctcggaaggccggggtcctgttctcgaaggggactgtgatgtcgacgaggatgatctttttctgggcctcatcGGTGACGACCACGTCGGGTCACAGCgggctgtcagtaccggggatggcgcagttcatggcgacctcccccaggcgcggtgcgatggctttcaccaggcggttctggatggcattgtggcgcagctgccaggctctggagtggggcttgcagctgcacaggacgtggggcagggtctcgttggagtagccacacttcctgcaacgcttgtctcggttcccgtggcagacggctccgttgagcgggacgcagttgagccgggcgtGGTGAatgaaccgccagtcggcgaagcaggtgaagccgcccccggcgaggaagtagttgctggtgtcccacttgctggtcagttcgaaggcttttcccTGGTCCGGCTTACGCTTCACGGCTTCTATGTACagcgagtggatggctgccttcagggtcctctccagcaggcCCCTGGTGCTCagggtgacgatggtgttgtcctcagacctgatctgcggcaccaggactcccagctcctggcgctcctcgcaccactcccagcggcagccgatgcgcTTCCCCAGGCGGTGCGTGGCATTGCGGGcgcgggaccacagtgaagcgatgtTGCCCCCGTCTCGGCCAAATTCACCATCCAGGGAACTgctcaggaagctggcggtgtcttggttggagggggctctaCTGATCCGCTTTTGTGTTGCGTCATGGAGGGCTTTTGCTGCGATGCTCCTTACCATGGCGTCGGGACAtgtcagcaggcggaaggcgtgggtgatcaccgcgatgtcacacaggtcacccatgcaggggacattggcaccgccatgcctgtgggtgatatagactagctcgttgctggctctctggggaaggaataaccatttcttcaccagctgccggatgatcttgtctgccttgttgaggggtacctttgcCACAGCGGATCCCCTTAGGACAAACGAGAtgcaggggatcaggaaggtgttcagggcgtTTATCTTTTGCCATGGTGCTAGCAGTGAGGTGTCGATCTTGGAGGCATCCTGTAAGATCTCTTGGATGGTGTCCTCGGGTGTCTGTCGGACACAGAAACCCATCGGTGTGCTGAGGTGTCGGTaggcctgcccctctgccaggggttacacagagctcttcttcagatctgggaaaggtactcagagtgtcacagctaaatacaaggtggaacagattgtttagcataaggagttaacacatgttgcaagagaccatttaagggaagtgggcagttaacacctctgcagttctAGGACAAAGGAGTgttagtaggttacagattgttgtaataacccataaatccagtgtctttattgagttcatgatttttagtgtctagcaaagttacgAGGATCTCTCAGGCTCATCTTTTTAAgctgttgtgcaggtttccttcgAAGATGAGGACTGAGAAGTCAGATATCAAGTGCccattttgtgaaaagtattcacccacaggtgacatGGCATTTTTGTCTTACCATTTTTCTGTGTGATTACattttgagagcatagtgattgccTTGTTTCACATGGTTGTTATTGGGCATAAAATGCCCCAACTGAGGTACACTACATGTTGTgacaggcatgtgtaggatccatggatcttgaaaaatATATTGTGGGAGGTATGGATCATCCTTAAGACTACGattgtcacggaagtcatggaatccgtgacttccagagacctctgtgacatttttcacttcagccctggggcaacggggctggagctgtcagcctcaccccacccccaccgccgCAGTTCACAGCCACCAGGCAGCAGGAGGAccccagcagctgcccagccaccaggggtgggggtcccctagcagctgcccagcccccactTTGGCAGGGATATTTtgagtaaaagtcagggacaggtcacggggtTCTGTGAATTTTGGTTTATTGTCTGGGACCTCTCCCtgactttaactaaaaatatcagtgacaaaatcttagccctaATCACCGTAGTAGTGGAGATGCATCtacagattttgcatctgtttttctGACAGGgcctggtgccactttgagttggtatgTACTATTCtgggggagcttgcttctgatgagcttggagaggttcgGGTGTTACTCCCGGGGGAATTCTGCGCATGCGCAGAATTCTTGTcgtctgcagatttctttgcttccctgcagaaaaatgactttctgacagggaagctggCAGAGCAGTCACACACCACTCCTTAGCTGCGCAGGTACATTatttcaggcacctggagcagccagcggagaggtaaatcaccataAAGCTGGGGACACCTCAGCCAGTagctcctaccctgagccgggatcagctgctagtcccagctgggctggaggcaggagaggatgggactttctcttcccctgcaaggaagctcagcatcctgccctgcttcctgcccccactgcgcctcagctgcggggggagggctcactgtacagggagctgctcccccatctgcccaatcCCTGTGTACCCAGACACTGgtgccaagcctcaccccatacACTCAGAACCCCCCTTGCCCTCCACACCTGAACCCCagccccactgaacctcaaccccttcATCTGGACAGATCCCGTGCCTCCagacccccactgagctccctgcactcaaaacCCGACCCTGATAagttccagccccctgcaccaccctgagcccccacttCCAGACCCCCATGCtactgacccccaactagctgcacccaaaccctcactcccccagcacccctgttgatacccccacacccagacccctctgctgagccccaaccaccttcacctggaagcccctgcagtccCATTGCACCTAGAACCTCCACACATACACGcacaagcctctgtgcatccagatcccctcacACCTAGACCCCACACtgcgctgcctgcacccagattgtcccacacagaatcctctcaccccacacctggatccccccacaatGAGCCCCTCTGCACTTGAATCCTGCCGGGTTGAAGCTGTCTGCCCCACACCCGGTACACCTGCCAcagaggggcaggcccaggccttgtgctgtgtcagggtcaggtgcaacctcaccactgagtccgtgcCCTGGCAGTGAggggtggaggggctgcagggtgatctcccacctgtgctccccactgccatgctgaagCCTCTGCATTaatttactgaaaaataaaacctgcagaATTTTCAAGTACggggtgcagaatttttaattttttggtgcagaatgccctcaggagtagttgtttgaaggccaaaagagggagttcaggaaagatttctttcaggatatggTTCCCATCcagtatgggttccagtgtgggataATAGGGGGCAACTAGGGGTGTGCGGTTGGAGGGttcttctccttccttccccatactgaagcaaaaagaaaaggagtacttgtggcaccttagagactaaccaatttatttgagcatgagctttcgtgagctacagctcatgctcaaataaattggttagtctctaaggtgccacaagtactccttttctttttgcgaatacagactaacacggctgttactctgaatactgaaGCAGGTGCTTTTGTGGTATTTGGGTGGCATGCAGGGTGTAAACCTCTGTTCAGAAGGTGGAGTCAGAAATCAGAGCATGAACCCTTAGTGATGATATATCAACAGTTGAAAACACAATTTCAGCTCAATTCACGCTGAACATTTTGTGAAGGAATTGGCAGTCTTTTAACTAGCTTGAAACACTATCCAAAGAACTTTCCTTGGCACATTGATTTTGAAATTATACTCAAGACAGCATTAACCAATTCTCTATTATGTCCCTcctcattttaaaatgagaatatCAAAGGGTGTTTTTAAACTAAATATCTCCAACACAGATAAAATAGTCTGAAGTCATCCAACTTTATCCTGTTACAAATGATGAAAGAAAAGAGCAACTAGTAGGAAAAGCTGCTAAGTAAGATGGTACTCAATGAGAGAAACACAGATCAAATACAGAGATGAGTAAAAAGTATTACTGAATACATTCAAGCTACCGAGAGAGGCTATCACATGGGCTCATATCATGCTGtcagtttttaagcagaactcctgACTAATTTCTGCTTAAAACCTAACAGCACAATATTCCCATGGTACTTTACATCATGAAATCAGGGTGAGAAAGGATGCCTGAATTCAGATAGTACTCTTTGCTTTATCtaactaaaataataaaagaatgtgATAAATGTTTCCAGGATACCATCTGAGATATTAAATAAGCAGTTTGTCACATCATTATGAGTAAGAGACTCTTGTATGCTACCATCACAATTGCTCATAAATCTGAGAGGAaagtgggggaaaaagaaaacatgCTCATAGATCACTGTAAGCTAAGTGTCAAGTATTGTATCTGCTTAAAATTATGAGAAATTTACGAATACAGTGATTCTAAGTTATCGTCTGTCAGCACCTTCAAATACAGAT
Above is a window of Caretta caretta isolate rCarCar2 chromosome 2, rCarCar1.hap1, whole genome shotgun sequence DNA encoding:
- the LOC125631768 gene encoding uncharacterized protein T26G10.4; this encodes MGFCVRQTPEDTIQEILQDASKIDTSLLAPWQKINALNTFLIPCISFVLRGSAVAKVPLNKADKIIRQLVKKWLFLPQRASNELVYITHRHGGANVPCMGDLCDIAVITHAFRLLTCPDAMVRSIAAKALHDATQKRISRAPSNQDTASFLSSSLDGEFGRDGGNIASLWSRARNATHRLGKRIGCRWEWCEERQELGVLVPQIRSEDNTIVTLSTRGLLERTLKAAIHSLYIEAVKRKPDQGKAFELTSKWDTSNYFLAGGGFTCFADWRFIHHARLNCVPLNGAVCHGNRDKRCRKCGYSNETLPHVLCSCKPHSRAWQLRHNAIQNRLVKAIAPRLGEVAMNCAIPGTDSPL